The Bacillus sp. B-jedd sequence ATACGGCGTACAAATCCACCAGGTTGTCTCAATTGAGAGAATGGAACCTGTCACTGCCTATCCTAACCGCCCGCCTCATGTCCTGGGGATCGCGACTATAAGGGATGTCGTAACGCCTATCGTTGATTTAAGCGCCGCGTTGACTGGAAAACTCCAGGAGCACTCTGATTCTACTAGAATCATTATTGTTCAGGCCGGGGGCAAAGAAATAGGAATCGTGGTAGATGCGGCTACCGCTGTGCAGGATATCCCTTCTGAATCCATTCAGCAGCCTAATTTAATGGAACTAAAACATGTAGAATATCTGCTTGGGATATCAAAATTGGATGGCCGCTTAATTATCCTACTGGATATAGAAAAGCTGCTTGAGGACACGACCAGACTGGATGAACTAAAAAAATTGCAACCCACTTTATAAAACCTTTACTGCTAGCATTCATTTGACAGAGGAGAATAACATATGA is a genomic window containing:
- a CDS encoding chemotaxis protein CheW; its protein translation is MTTDIKDFKALIFRVGREEYGVQIHQVVSIERMEPVTAYPNRPPHVLGIATIRDVVTPIVDLSAALTGKLQEHSDSTRIIIVQAGGKEIGIVVDAATAVQDIPSESIQQPNLMELKHVEYLLGISKLDGRLIILLDIEKLLEDTTRLDELKKLQPTL